A single region of the Xiphophorus maculatus strain JP 163 A chromosome 3, X_maculatus-5.0-male, whole genome shotgun sequence genome encodes:
- the arhgef2 gene encoding rho guanine nucleotide exchange factor 2 isoform X1 produces the protein MSRLLESRREKDRMKESSLKIKEKERLKETREREARSSSGHLFTSLSVSATTLCSSCNKSITAKEALSCPGCNVTIHNRCRDSVASCAKMKQRQQKLTLVRNNSALQNVALRTKTPMMKERPSSAIYPSDTLRQSLLGSRRVRTGLTLAKSVSTNNIAGGTEESVGLRRILSQSTESLNFRNRTLSMESLTDDGEWWWSPLLEELQEEGGCVQADSWSMAVDSKFLQMQHKDVIKQQDVIYELIQTEFHHVRTLRIMEGVYRRGMQEEVLLEAGVVHTIFPCLDQLLELHTNFLSQLLSRRKDGLQEGSANNFTVRRLGDLLLRQFSGQCAEDMKKLYSEFCSRHPKAVKLYKEVLNRDRRLQQFIRRVCRGPLLRRHGVQECILLVTQRITKYPVLIQRILDNTKGCPDERRDLQEALVLLKELIGSVDQEVLELDRNRRLQEVQARLDPRAQAEVKGGGAFRGGELLRRKLLHEGTLTWKVQGSRMKDVQVLLMSDILVFLQEKDQKFTFASLDKSPVVSLTKLIVREVANQEKGMYLISDSAPPEMYELYASSKDDRKTWMSCIQKAAQSCPSRDEFPLIETEDKALQRRLRADIQQKDKEVLELLQERATLFSDLVQATAREDGEERRVEAKTSSCNRNLFRADTPHAPKAEPLLLAAIGEVDKLAALLSDTSNQKSSVTNGNQDISNGDSGSVNGSFKLNSSSKDRNGNQLQERTLNEEVRQRLVGLSTQLHALQAAVIRQDSILELSAGAAPQAGPGSAPRLVRSMSRDAALDASGEAVLLRRQVELLQEELSRLRLKAEEGGKKGAGSGKKKKKNKGKGDASKDQQVDRKPEAEPPAVAPLALEDPVDQLDGLEEGLEEEEDEEVMKISPRSDSPRDLQDIPEESES, from the exons ATGTCCCGGCTGCTGGAGAGCCGGAGGGAGAAGGACCGGATGAAGGAGAGCAGCCTGAAG ATCAAGGAGAAGGAGCGGCTGAAGGAGACGAGAGAGCGGGAGGCGCGCTCCAGCAGCGGCCACCTGTTCACCTCGCTCAGCGTATCGGCCACTACGCTCTGCTCCTCCTGCAACAAGAGCATCACGGCCAAGGAGGCGCTCAGCTGCCCAG GATGCAACGTCACCATCCACAACCGCTGCAGGGACAGCGTGGCGAGCTGCGCCAAGATGAAGCAGAGG CAACAGAAGCTGACGTTAGTCAGAAACAATTCGGCTCTACAGAATGTCGCTCTGCGGACCAAAA CTCCGATGATGAAGGAGCGTCCGAGCTCAGCTATTTACCCCTCAGACACTTTGCGACAGTCTCTGCTGGGATCCAGGCGGGTTCGGACCGGCCTCACGCTCGCCAAGAGCGTCTCCACCAATAACATCGCAGG GGGGACAGAGGAGTCCGTCGGTCTCCGCAGGATTCTGTCCCAGTCCACCGAGTCGCTGAACTTCCGCAACAGAACTCTGTCCATGGAGTCTCTGACCGACGACG GCGAGTGGTGGTGgagccccctgctggaggagctgcaggaggagggcGGCTGCGTCCAGGCCGACAGCTGGAGCATGGCGGTGGACTCCAAGTTCCTGCAGATGCAGCACAAAGACGTCATCAAGCAGCAGGACGTCATCTACG AGCTGATCCAGACGGAGTTCCACCACGTCCGGACGCTGCGGATCATGGAGGGCGTTTACCGGCGAGGGATGCAGGAGGAGGTGCTGCTGGAGGCGGGCGTGGTCCACACCATCTTCCCCTGCCTGGaccagctgctggagctgcacaCCAACTTCCTGTCCCAGCTGCTGAGCCGCAGGAAGGACGGGCTGCAGGAGGGCAGCGCCAACAACTTTACCGTCCGTCGCCTGGGCGACCTGCTGCTGCGACAG ttcTCAGGTCAGTGTGCCGAAGACATGAAGAAGCTTTACTCCGAGTTCTGCAGCCGCCACCCCAAAGCCGTGAAACTCTACAAAGAAGTGCTGAACCGAGACCGCAGGCTGCAGCAGTTCATCAGG CGGGTTTGTCGCGGTCCTCTGCTGCGTCGCCATGGCGTCCAGGAGTGCATCCTGCTGGTCACCCAGCGGATCACCAAAtacccggttctgatccagaggaTCCTGGACAACACCAAAG GCTGTCCGGACGAGCGGCGAGACCTACAGGAGGCCCTGGTCCTCCTGAAGGAGCTGATCGGCTCGGTGGATCAGGAGGTTCTGGAGCTGGACCGGAACCGGCGGCTGCAGGAGGTCCAGGCCCGGTTGGACCCACGGGCCCAGGCTGAGGTGAAGGGAGGCGGCGCGTTCAGAGGGGGGGAGCTGCTGAGGAGGAAGCTGCTCCATGAGGGGACACTCACCTGGAAGGTGCAGGGCTCCAGGATGAAAG ATGTGCAGGTCTTGCTGATGTCAGACATCTTAGTTTTCCTCCAGGAAAAGGACCAGAAATTCACTTTTGCGTCACTG GACAAGTCCCCTGTGGTTTCCCTGACCAAGCTGATCGTCAGAGAAGTAGCCAATCAGGAAAAGGGGATGTACCTGATCAGTGACTCCGCCCCCCCAGAGATGTACGAGCTGTACGCTTCGTCCAAAGACGACCGGAAGACGTGGATGAGCTGCATCCAGAAGGCCGCTCAGAG ctgTCCTTCCAGAGACGAGTTTCCTCTCATTGAGACTGAAGACAAAGCTCTACAGCGCCGCCTCAGAG CTGACATCCAGCAGAAGGACAAGGAGGTTCTGGAGCTCCTGCAGGAGCGGGCCACCTTGTTCTCCGACTTGGTCCAGGCCACGGCGCGAGAAGACGGAGAGGAGCGGCGTGTGGAGGCGAAGACCTCCTCCTGTAACCGGAACCTGTTCAGAGCCGACACGCCGCACGCTCCCAAAGCAGAACCGCTCCTCCTGGCCGCCATTGGAGAAG TCGACAAACTGGCGGCGCTGCTGTCCGACACCAGCAATCAGAAATCCTCCGTGACCAACGGCAACCAGGACATCAGCA ATGGGGATTCGGGTTCTGTCAACGGTTCTTTTAAACTCAACAGCTCTTCCAAG GACCGGAACGGAAACCAGCTGCAGGAACGGACCCTGAACGAG GAAGTGCGCCAGCGGCTGGTCGGGCTCAGCACGCAGCTTCACGCCCTGCAG GCGGCGGTGATCCGGCAGGACTCGATCCTGGAGCTGTCGGCGGGCGCCGCCCCCCAGGCTGGCCCTGGCTCCGCCCCCCGCCTAGTGCGGTCGATGTCGCGCGATGCGGCGCTGGACGCCAGTGGCGAGGCGGTGCTGCTGCGCCGGCaggtggagctgctgcaggaggagctgtCGCGGCTGCGTCTGAAGGCGGAAGAGGGTGGCAAGAAGGGGGCGGGCTccggaaagaagaaaaagaagaacaaagggAAGGGCGACGCCTCCAAGGACCAGCAG GTCGACAGGAAGCCGGAGGCCGAGCCGCCCGCCGTCGCCCCGTTGGCTCTCGAGGATCCCGTCGACCAATTAGATGGCCTGGAGGAGGGGcttgaggaggaggaggacgaagaAGTGATGAAGATCTCGCCACGCTCCGACAGTCCCAGAG ACCTCCAGGACATTCCCGAGGAGAGCGAGAGCTAA
- the LOC111608185 gene encoding uncharacterized protein LOC111608185, whose amino-acid sequence MRGDRDTTRFYTARFCKAWFYTAWFYTAQFYSTWFYTARFYTTRFDTARFYITRFYTTRFYTAQFYSTRFYTTRFYITRFYTKRFYTAQFYSTWFYITRFYTTRFYITQFYTTRFYTTRFYTAQFYSTWFYITRFYTTRFYITRFYTAQFYTTRFYITRFYTTRFYTARFYTTRFYTTWFYTAQFYTTRFYTAQFYTTRFYTTRFYTTRLYTAWFYTTRFYTTRFYTTRFYTTRFYTTRFYTTRFYTTRFYTTRFYTARFYTTRFYTTRFYTTRFYTARFYTTRFYTAQFYTTRFYTTRFYTTRFYTTRLHTLRFRNL is encoded by the exons Atgcgg ggaGATAGAgacaccacccggttctacaccGCCCGGTTCTGCAAAGCCTGGTTCTACACCGCCTGGTTCTACACTGCCCAGTTCTACTCCACCTGGTTCTACACCGCCCGGTTTTACACCACAAGGTTCGACACCGCCCGGTTCTACATcacccggttctacaccacAAGGTTCTACACCGCCCAGTTCTACTccacccggttctacaccacAAGGTTCTACATCACAAGGTTCTACACCAAAAGGTTCTACACCGCCCAGTTCTACTCCACCTGGTTCTACATcacccggttctacaccacAAGGTtctacatcacccagttctacaccacccggttctacaccacAAGGTTCTACACCGCCCAGTTCTACTCCACCTGGTTCTACATcacccggttctacaccacAAGGTTCTACATCACCCGGTTCTACACCGCCCAGTTCTACACCACAAGGTTCTACATcacccggttctacaccacAAGGTTCTACACCGCCCGGTTCTACACCACAAGGTTCTACACCACATGGTTCTACACCGCCCAGTTCTACACCACAAGGTTCTACACCGCCCAGTTCTACACCACAAGGTTCTACACTACAAGGTTCTACACCACAAGGTTATACACCGCCTGGTTCTACACCACAAGGTTCTACACTACAAGGTTCTACACCACAAG GTTCTACACTACAAGGTTCTACACCACAAGGTTCTACACTACAAGGTTCTACACCACAAGGTTCTACACCACAAGGTTCTACACCGCCCGGTTCTACACCACAAGGTTCTACACCACAAGGTTCTACACCACAAGGTTCTACACCGCCCGGTTCTACACCACAAGGTTCTACACCGCCCAGTTCTACACCACAAGGTTCTACACTACAAGGTTCTACACTACGAggttctacaccacccggttACATACGCTAAGGTTTCGGAACCTTTAA
- the arhgef2 gene encoding rho guanine nucleotide exchange factor 2 isoform X2, whose amino-acid sequence MKQRQQKLTLVRNNSALQNVALRTKTPMMKERPSSAIYPSDTLRQSLLGSRRVRTGLTLAKSVSTNNIAGGTEESVGLRRILSQSTESLNFRNRTLSMESLTDDGEWWWSPLLEELQEEGGCVQADSWSMAVDSKFLQMQHKDVIKQQDVIYELIQTEFHHVRTLRIMEGVYRRGMQEEVLLEAGVVHTIFPCLDQLLELHTNFLSQLLSRRKDGLQEGSANNFTVRRLGDLLLRQFSGQCAEDMKKLYSEFCSRHPKAVKLYKEVLNRDRRLQQFIRRVCRGPLLRRHGVQECILLVTQRITKYPVLIQRILDNTKGCPDERRDLQEALVLLKELIGSVDQEVLELDRNRRLQEVQARLDPRAQAEVKGGGAFRGGELLRRKLLHEGTLTWKVQGSRMKDVQVLLMSDILVFLQEKDQKFTFASLDKSPVVSLTKLIVREVANQEKGMYLISDSAPPEMYELYASSKDDRKTWMSCIQKAAQSCPSRDEFPLIETEDKALQRRLRADIQQKDKEVLELLQERATLFSDLVQATAREDGEERRVEAKTSSCNRNLFRADTPHAPKAEPLLLAAIGEVDKLAALLSDTSNQKSSVTNGNQDISNGDSGSVNGSFKLNSSSKDRNGNQLQERTLNEEVRQRLVGLSTQLHALQAAVIRQDSILELSAGAAPQAGPGSAPRLVRSMSRDAALDASGEAVLLRRQVELLQEELSRLRLKAEEGGKKGAGSGKKKKKNKGKGDASKDQQVDRKPEAEPPAVAPLALEDPVDQLDGLEEGLEEEEDEEVMKISPRSDSPRDLQDIPEESES is encoded by the exons ATGAAGCAGAGG CAACAGAAGCTGACGTTAGTCAGAAACAATTCGGCTCTACAGAATGTCGCTCTGCGGACCAAAA CTCCGATGATGAAGGAGCGTCCGAGCTCAGCTATTTACCCCTCAGACACTTTGCGACAGTCTCTGCTGGGATCCAGGCGGGTTCGGACCGGCCTCACGCTCGCCAAGAGCGTCTCCACCAATAACATCGCAGG GGGGACAGAGGAGTCCGTCGGTCTCCGCAGGATTCTGTCCCAGTCCACCGAGTCGCTGAACTTCCGCAACAGAACTCTGTCCATGGAGTCTCTGACCGACGACG GCGAGTGGTGGTGgagccccctgctggaggagctgcaggaggagggcGGCTGCGTCCAGGCCGACAGCTGGAGCATGGCGGTGGACTCCAAGTTCCTGCAGATGCAGCACAAAGACGTCATCAAGCAGCAGGACGTCATCTACG AGCTGATCCAGACGGAGTTCCACCACGTCCGGACGCTGCGGATCATGGAGGGCGTTTACCGGCGAGGGATGCAGGAGGAGGTGCTGCTGGAGGCGGGCGTGGTCCACACCATCTTCCCCTGCCTGGaccagctgctggagctgcacaCCAACTTCCTGTCCCAGCTGCTGAGCCGCAGGAAGGACGGGCTGCAGGAGGGCAGCGCCAACAACTTTACCGTCCGTCGCCTGGGCGACCTGCTGCTGCGACAG ttcTCAGGTCAGTGTGCCGAAGACATGAAGAAGCTTTACTCCGAGTTCTGCAGCCGCCACCCCAAAGCCGTGAAACTCTACAAAGAAGTGCTGAACCGAGACCGCAGGCTGCAGCAGTTCATCAGG CGGGTTTGTCGCGGTCCTCTGCTGCGTCGCCATGGCGTCCAGGAGTGCATCCTGCTGGTCACCCAGCGGATCACCAAAtacccggttctgatccagaggaTCCTGGACAACACCAAAG GCTGTCCGGACGAGCGGCGAGACCTACAGGAGGCCCTGGTCCTCCTGAAGGAGCTGATCGGCTCGGTGGATCAGGAGGTTCTGGAGCTGGACCGGAACCGGCGGCTGCAGGAGGTCCAGGCCCGGTTGGACCCACGGGCCCAGGCTGAGGTGAAGGGAGGCGGCGCGTTCAGAGGGGGGGAGCTGCTGAGGAGGAAGCTGCTCCATGAGGGGACACTCACCTGGAAGGTGCAGGGCTCCAGGATGAAAG ATGTGCAGGTCTTGCTGATGTCAGACATCTTAGTTTTCCTCCAGGAAAAGGACCAGAAATTCACTTTTGCGTCACTG GACAAGTCCCCTGTGGTTTCCCTGACCAAGCTGATCGTCAGAGAAGTAGCCAATCAGGAAAAGGGGATGTACCTGATCAGTGACTCCGCCCCCCCAGAGATGTACGAGCTGTACGCTTCGTCCAAAGACGACCGGAAGACGTGGATGAGCTGCATCCAGAAGGCCGCTCAGAG ctgTCCTTCCAGAGACGAGTTTCCTCTCATTGAGACTGAAGACAAAGCTCTACAGCGCCGCCTCAGAG CTGACATCCAGCAGAAGGACAAGGAGGTTCTGGAGCTCCTGCAGGAGCGGGCCACCTTGTTCTCCGACTTGGTCCAGGCCACGGCGCGAGAAGACGGAGAGGAGCGGCGTGTGGAGGCGAAGACCTCCTCCTGTAACCGGAACCTGTTCAGAGCCGACACGCCGCACGCTCCCAAAGCAGAACCGCTCCTCCTGGCCGCCATTGGAGAAG TCGACAAACTGGCGGCGCTGCTGTCCGACACCAGCAATCAGAAATCCTCCGTGACCAACGGCAACCAGGACATCAGCA ATGGGGATTCGGGTTCTGTCAACGGTTCTTTTAAACTCAACAGCTCTTCCAAG GACCGGAACGGAAACCAGCTGCAGGAACGGACCCTGAACGAG GAAGTGCGCCAGCGGCTGGTCGGGCTCAGCACGCAGCTTCACGCCCTGCAG GCGGCGGTGATCCGGCAGGACTCGATCCTGGAGCTGTCGGCGGGCGCCGCCCCCCAGGCTGGCCCTGGCTCCGCCCCCCGCCTAGTGCGGTCGATGTCGCGCGATGCGGCGCTGGACGCCAGTGGCGAGGCGGTGCTGCTGCGCCGGCaggtggagctgctgcaggaggagctgtCGCGGCTGCGTCTGAAGGCGGAAGAGGGTGGCAAGAAGGGGGCGGGCTccggaaagaagaaaaagaagaacaaagggAAGGGCGACGCCTCCAAGGACCAGCAG GTCGACAGGAAGCCGGAGGCCGAGCCGCCCGCCGTCGCCCCGTTGGCTCTCGAGGATCCCGTCGACCAATTAGATGGCCTGGAGGAGGGGcttgaggaggaggaggacgaagaAGTGATGAAGATCTCGCCACGCTCCGACAGTCCCAGAG ACCTCCAGGACATTCCCGAGGAGAGCGAGAGCTAA